A single window of Rana temporaria chromosome 1, aRanTem1.1, whole genome shotgun sequence DNA harbors:
- the LOC120940404 gene encoding leukotriene B4 receptor 1-like isoform X2, which translates to MSEASTVSAVMTISTPNLTSSSKIPTSSGSSASLGIAILSIAFILGFPGNAFIIWTILCRMKKRTVTCLLILHLAMADIMVLLTAPFFLHLLDTGSWVFGQVICKTCHYASCLSMYASIFLITFMSMDRFLAVAFPFTSQKVRTKPVVRAIVATIWVLAALMAIPMLFYRDVKFLYGRSFCIPFHGSKNDTSTPQHIIFQYTFETVIGFVIPFTVILSCYVFIGLRLRSAKFQTKNKTSRLVIMIIVTFALFWLPYQLVNMIQVSGELFSSETLRNAARVSRPNATALAFLSSSANPILYVFAGGNFIRSAGVGFMAKLFEGTHSETSSFRKISQVFRQRSHTESVELEKCKDHVEQSKLFTTNQSD; encoded by the exons ATGTCAGAGGCA AGTACGGTTAGTGCTGTGATGACCATAAGTACACCAAATTTGACAAGCTCTTCAAAGATCCCAACATCATCTGGATCTTCTGCCAGCCTTGGGATTGCCATCCTATCAATTGCTTTTATTCTTGGATTTCCAGGCAATGCTTTTATCATCTGGACTATATTATGTCGAATGAAAAAACGTACAGTAACCTGCCTACTAATTTTGCACTTGGCTATGGCAGACATCATGGTCTTACTCACAGCACCATTTTTTCTCCATCTACTAGACACTGGAAGCTGGGTATTTGGACAAGTCATTTGTAAGACGTGTCATTATGCTAGCTGTTTGAGTATGTATGCCAGCATCTTTCTGATTACCTTCATGAGCATGGACCGTTTTTTAGCTGTAGCATTTCCTTTCACTTCTCAGAAGGTGAGAACAAAACCAGTTGTCAGGGCCATTGTAGCTACAATCTGggtgcttgcagctttaatggcCATTCCCATGTTATTTTACCGTGATGTTAAATTCCTCTATGGTCGTTCTTTTTGCATACCATTTCATGGTTCAAAAAATGACACTTCCACTCCCCAACATATCATTTTTCAGTATACGTTTGAAACTGTAATAGGCTTCGTCATCCCATTCACAGTCATTCTGTCCTGCTATGTTTTCATTGGACTGAGGCTACGCAGTGCCAAATTTCAGACCAAGAATAAGACAAGTCGTCTGGTAATCATGATTATAGTGACATTTGCACTCTTCTGGCTCCCCTATCAGTTAGTGAATATGATACAGGTCTCAGGGGAGCTGTTCTCATCGGAAACTCTAAGAAATGCAGCTCGAGTTTCCAGGCCTAATGCTACAGCCCTTGCCTTTCTCAGTAGCAGCGCTAATCCCATTTTGTATGTGTTTGCCGGAGGAAATTTCATTAGGAGTGCTGGGGTGGGATTTATGGCCAAGCTCTTCGAAGGAACTCATTCTGAGACCTCCAGtttccgtaaaatctcccaggtCTTTCGCCAAAGAAGCCACACCGAATCTGTTGAGTTGGAAAAATGCAAAGATCACGTAGAGCAAAGTAAACTATTTACAACCAATCAAAGTGATTGA
- the LOC120940404 gene encoding leukotriene B4 receptor 1-like isoform X1, whose protein sequence is MQELGRGAQRLNRFQTTRTTLMESTVSAVMTISTPNLTSSSKIPTSSGSSASLGIAILSIAFILGFPGNAFIIWTILCRMKKRTVTCLLILHLAMADIMVLLTAPFFLHLLDTGSWVFGQVICKTCHYASCLSMYASIFLITFMSMDRFLAVAFPFTSQKVRTKPVVRAIVATIWVLAALMAIPMLFYRDVKFLYGRSFCIPFHGSKNDTSTPQHIIFQYTFETVIGFVIPFTVILSCYVFIGLRLRSAKFQTKNKTSRLVIMIIVTFALFWLPYQLVNMIQVSGELFSSETLRNAARVSRPNATALAFLSSSANPILYVFAGGNFIRSAGVGFMAKLFEGTHSETSSFRKISQVFRQRSHTESVELEKCKDHVEQSKLFTTNQSD, encoded by the exons ATGCAAGAACTAGGTAGAGGAGCACAGCGGCTTAACAGGTTCCAGACCACAAGGACAACTTTAATGGAG AGTACGGTTAGTGCTGTGATGACCATAAGTACACCAAATTTGACAAGCTCTTCAAAGATCCCAACATCATCTGGATCTTCTGCCAGCCTTGGGATTGCCATCCTATCAATTGCTTTTATTCTTGGATTTCCAGGCAATGCTTTTATCATCTGGACTATATTATGTCGAATGAAAAAACGTACAGTAACCTGCCTACTAATTTTGCACTTGGCTATGGCAGACATCATGGTCTTACTCACAGCACCATTTTTTCTCCATCTACTAGACACTGGAAGCTGGGTATTTGGACAAGTCATTTGTAAGACGTGTCATTATGCTAGCTGTTTGAGTATGTATGCCAGCATCTTTCTGATTACCTTCATGAGCATGGACCGTTTTTTAGCTGTAGCATTTCCTTTCACTTCTCAGAAGGTGAGAACAAAACCAGTTGTCAGGGCCATTGTAGCTACAATCTGggtgcttgcagctttaatggcCATTCCCATGTTATTTTACCGTGATGTTAAATTCCTCTATGGTCGTTCTTTTTGCATACCATTTCATGGTTCAAAAAATGACACTTCCACTCCCCAACATATCATTTTTCAGTATACGTTTGAAACTGTAATAGGCTTCGTCATCCCATTCACAGTCATTCTGTCCTGCTATGTTTTCATTGGACTGAGGCTACGCAGTGCCAAATTTCAGACCAAGAATAAGACAAGTCGTCTGGTAATCATGATTATAGTGACATTTGCACTCTTCTGGCTCCCCTATCAGTTAGTGAATATGATACAGGTCTCAGGGGAGCTGTTCTCATCGGAAACTCTAAGAAATGCAGCTCGAGTTTCCAGGCCTAATGCTACAGCCCTTGCCTTTCTCAGTAGCAGCGCTAATCCCATTTTGTATGTGTTTGCCGGAGGAAATTTCATTAGGAGTGCTGGGGTGGGATTTATGGCCAAGCTCTTCGAAGGAACTCATTCTGAGACCTCCAGtttccgtaaaatctcccaggtCTTTCGCCAAAGAAGCCACACCGAATCTGTTGAGTTGGAAAAATGCAAAGATCACGTAGAGCAAAGTAAACTATTTACAACCAATCAAAGTGATTGA